The DNA sequence CCGACGGCGATCGGGGTCATCACGGCGAGCAGGCCGGGCGTGGCGAGCTCACGCAGCGAGTCGCGGGTGCAGATGTCGACCACGCGGCCGTACTCCGGCTTCTCGGTGCCGTCCATGATGCCGGGCCTGGTGCGGAACTGCTCCCGAACCTCGATCACGACACGGCCGGCCGCACGGCCCACCGCCTTGATCGCGAGACCGGAGAAGAGGAACACCACCGACGCGCCGATGACGAGGCCGACGAGCACGTCCGGGGCGTCGACGGAGAGGCTGAACACCTCCGAGCCGGGCAGCTCGCCCTCGACCGCGGTGCGGAACGATCCGAACAGCGCGGTCGCGGCGAGCACCGCGGTGGCGATCGCGATGCCCTTGGTGATCGCCTTGGTGGTGTTGCCGACCGCGTCGAGCGAGGTGAGGATCTGCGCGGCCTTGCCGTCCACGTCGCCGGACATCTCGGCGATGCCCTGGGCGTTGTCGGAGACCGGGCCGAAGGTGTCCATGGACACGATCACGCCGACGGTGGTGAGCAGGCCGGTGCCGGCGAGCGCGACCGCGAACAGCGCCACGGTGACGTTCCCGAAGCCGAGCAGGAACGCGGCGTAGACGGCGGCGCCGATGAGCAGCGCGGAGTAGACCGCCGACTCCAGGCCGACCGAGATGCCGGAGAGGATGACGGTCGCCGGGCCGGTACGGGAGCTCTCGCCGATCTCCTTGACCGGACGGCGGTGCGTCTCGGTGAAGTAGCCGGTGAGCATCTGGATGGCGGCGGCGAGCACCAGGCCGATCAGCACGGCGCCGACCGCGATGAGACGCGGGTCGTGGGTGAGCGCCCGGATCTCCTCGTTGGTGGTGGACAGCTCGGCGAACGAGCTCGGCAGGTAGGCGAAGGCGGCCACGGCCACCAGCACCGCGGAGACCACCGCGGAGAGGAAGAAGCCGCGGTTGATCGCGGTCATGCCGGAGCGGTCGCCGCTGCGGGGCGCGGTGGCGAAGATGCCGAGGATCGCGGTGAGCACACCGATCATCGGGACGATGAGCGGGAACACCAGGCCCTCGGTACCGAACGCGGCCTTGCCCAGGATGAGGCTGGCGACCAGGGTGACGGCGTACGACTCGAACAGGTCGGCCGCCATACCGGCGCAGTCACCGACGTTGTCGCCCACGTTGTCGGCGATCGTCGCGGCGTTGCGCGGGTCGTCCTCCGGGATGCCCTGCTCGACCTTGCCGACCAGGTCGGCGCCGACGTCGGCGGCCTTGGTGAAGATGCCGCCGCCGACTCGCATGAACATCGCGAGCAGCGCCGCGCCGAAGCCGAAGCCCTCGAGCACGGTGGGGGCGTCACCCCGGTAGAGGAGCACCACGATCGCGGCGCCGAGCAGGCCAAGGCCCACGGTGAACATGCCGGCCACACCGCCGGTGCGGAACGCGATCCGCATGGCCGCCCGCTCGGGGTCGGCACCGCCCTCGGTGCCACGTGCGGCGGCGGCCACCCGCAGGTTGCCGCGCACGGCGAGCCACATGCCCATGAACCCGGTCAGCGCCGAAAACGCCGCTCCCACCACGAAGAAGATCGACCGGCCGATCTGCACGCTGGTCGACTCGGCGGGAAGCAGCAACAGAACGAAGGGAATGACTACGACGAAGATGAGAAGTGTCCGGAACTGACGCGCCAGGTACGCGCCTGCTCCCTCCTGTACGGCTCGCGCGATGTTCTGCATGCGCTCGGTGCCCTGCCCTGCGGCCAGTACCTCGCGTACCAGACCGCCGGCCACGGCGAGAGCGATGAGAGCCACCGCGGCCACCACGATCACGATCGTGAGATGGCCACCGCTCAGGGCGACCGCTGCGTCATCGACAGCGGCCAGGTAAGGCCCAGACATCCGTCCTCCTCGGCCAGACGGGTTGCTTGTGCCCGGGGCGCGCCCTGTCTAACCGAAGTGCGGCCTGCTTGGGCGCACCCGGGGCGATTGGCAGTGCCGCTTCCGGTTGCGCCCGTAGACCTCCCGCAGTGCGTGCGTGAGCGCTCCACGGGACAAAACCTTGGCCGGTGCCGGGAGTCTACGCAGGGGCGCAAGAGGATATGAAGCCCCGGGGGGGTATCCAGGCACAGGCGAGATCGATCAGTGACCTGATCTTTACATGACGAGGAAGGAAGTCTGACTGGAGGCGGGGAGTTTTCCCGACCTTCCCCTCAAATACTGACCCAAACTATACGCGATTCCGGGACCGCCTCCGACACGCTCCCCGGGCTTCGGTACGGCCCGGCGGCGCCGGCGCGCCCGCGGACCGTCCGGCCGGTCGCCTCGGCGGCCGGTTCACGTCGCCGGCCTGCGCGGACGTTCCCCTGCCCGGCCGGGCGCCCGCCGGCGCCCCACGGCGGCGGGACCGGCCGGAGGATGG is a window from the Thermopolyspora flexuosa genome containing:
- a CDS encoding sodium-translocating pyrophosphatase, yielding MSGPYLAAVDDAAVALSGGHLTIVIVVAAVALIALAVAGGLVREVLAAGQGTERMQNIARAVQEGAGAYLARQFRTLLIFVVVIPFVLLLLPAESTSVQIGRSIFFVVGAAFSALTGFMGMWLAVRGNLRVAAAARGTEGGADPERAAMRIAFRTGGVAGMFTVGLGLLGAAIVVLLYRGDAPTVLEGFGFGAALLAMFMRVGGGIFTKAADVGADLVGKVEQGIPEDDPRNAATIADNVGDNVGDCAGMAADLFESYAVTLVASLILGKAAFGTEGLVFPLIVPMIGVLTAILGIFATAPRSGDRSGMTAINRGFFLSAVVSAVLVAVAAFAYLPSSFAELSTTNEEIRALTHDPRLIAVGAVLIGLVLAAAIQMLTGYFTETHRRPVKEIGESSRTGPATVILSGISVGLESAVYSALLIGAAVYAAFLLGFGNVTVALFAVALAGTGLLTTVGVIVSMDTFGPVSDNAQGIAEMSGDVDGKAAQILTSLDAVGNTTKAITKGIAIATAVLAATALFGSFRTAVEGELPGSEVFSLSVDAPDVLVGLVIGASVVFLFSGLAIKAVGRAAGRVVIEVREQFRTRPGIMDGTEKPEYGRVVDICTRDSLRELATPGLLAVMTPIAVGFALGYAPLGAFLAGAIAAGTLMAVFLANSGGAWDNAKKLVEDGHHGGKGSEAHAATVIGDTVGDPFKDTAGPAINPLIKVMNLVALLIAPAVVIWADNVALRIGIAVVAVLIVVAAIVVAKRRSSNIAPAEGVEERTAEPVAR